From the genome of Nicotiana sylvestris chromosome 2, ASM39365v2, whole genome shotgun sequence, one region includes:
- the LOC104247081 gene encoding RING-H2 finger protein ATL46-like: MICLFTEVRAQRLDFGHTHLKMSWIQHRKGGAFAYSPHLSPPSHSSFGPTSNLHKEPGHSSSSGNKISPAVLIIIVILAVIFFISGFLHLLVRFLIKKPSSASPQTNGNLEISTSEALQRQLQQLFHQHDSGLDQAFIDALPVFVYKEVMGPKEPFDCAVCLCEFSDKDKLRLLPTCSHAFHINCIDTWLLTNSTCPLCRGTLFDPRFLSESPISDLDDPKEDDRCRVNRDHGLSAAQKTIDIEESAVDIATFPVRLGKFRKLNVGAEEGEGETSSSNLDARRCYSLGSYQYVVGDFNLKVDLSNEQNACNVKLAKLRERCANLSAEGDGEGKRISIGTKTDSYSFSKIWLWPKKGKFAISSECQMENLPPNMDLPCVAKTEGN, from the coding sequence ATGATCTGTTTATTTACAGAAGTTAGAGCACAAAGATTGGATTTTGGGCATACCCATCTGAAAATGTCTTGGATTCAACATAGAAAAGGTGGTGCCTTTGCATATTCCCCTCATCTATCTCCCCCATCTCATTCTTCATTTGGTCCAACTTCTAATCTTCACAAAGAACCAGGCCATTCATCCTCTTCTGGTAACAAAATTAGTCCAGCTGTTCTTATCATTATAGTCATATTAGCTGTTATCTTTTTCATATCAGGTTTTCTCCACTTGCTTGTTAGATTTCTTATCAAGAAACCTTCTTCAGCTTCACCACAAACTAATGGTAACCTTGAAATTTCTACCTCCGAGGCTCTGCAAAGACAGTTGCAGCAGCTTTTCCATCAACATGACTCTGGTTTGGATCAAGCATTTATTGATGCATTACCTGTCTTTGTTTACAAAGAGGTTATGGGTCCTAAAGAACCCTTTGATTGTGCTGTTTGTTTGTGTGAATTCTCTGACAAGGACAAGTTGAGGTTACTGCCAACTTGCAGCCATGCTTTCCACATCAATTGTATAGATACTTGGCTCCTAACAAACTCAACGTGCCCGCTATGTCGAGGAACCCTTTTCGACCCCAGATTCTTATCTGAGAGTCCAATTTCTGATCTTGATGACCCTAAAGAAGATGACAGATGTCGTGTCAATAGAGATCATGGGTTATCTGCTGCTCAGAAAACAATTGATATAGAGGAAAGTGCAGTTGATATAGCAACCTTTCCTGTGAGACTTGGTAAGTTTAGAAAATTGAATGTTGGGGCAGAGGAGGGAGAAGGAGAGACTAGTAGTAGTAATTTGGATGCAAGGAGATGCTATTCATTGGGCTCGTATCAGTATGTGGTTGGTGATTTTAATCTTAAGGTAGACTTGAGCAATGAGCAAAATGCGTGCAATGTGAAGCTTGCCAAGTTGCGCGAACGGTGTGCCAATTTATCAGCCGAAGGGGATGGTGAGGGGAAAAGGATAAGTATTGGAACGAAGACTGATAGTTACTCTTTTTCCAAGATTTGGCTTTGGCCGAAGAAGGGAAAATTTGCAATTTCTTCAGAATGCCAAATGGAGAATCTACCTCCTAATATGGATTTACCATGTGTTGCAAAAACAGAAGGCAATTAA